The Deinococcota bacterium genome contains the following window.
TTCGTTATGAAAGCTCCTCAAGTTGACCGCTTCCTCGAGGCTGAGGAGGGGCCGGAGGATATCGTAGCCGACCACGACTCGCGCCGCCCCGAGGCGCGCCGCCTCCTCGGTCTCGCCCACCACCCAGACGACGGGCTGGCCCCAGTAGCTCACCTCTTCGTTGGGAAAGAGCACCTCGTCGTGGTGGTGGGGACCCGAGTCGTTTTCACCCAGCACGTCCTCCGCGCTGAGGACGGTGACGACGCCCGCGACCTCGTAGGCCCCTGAAACGTCGAGGCGGGTGATGCGCGCTCTAGCGTGCGGCGACATGACCGGCCAGGTCGAGAGCATGCCGTGGGGTTGCCTCTGGTCGTCGGTGTAGACGGCGCGCCCGCTCACGTGCCCGGCGGCGCTCTCGTGGCTCTTGGGCCGGCCTACCGTCATCCTTAGACGAGCATAAGGATTCATGCGCCCACCCCTGACTCCGTCAAGGAACGGCTCGGCTCGAAGAGGAATTTTTCGAAGAGATTGCCTATCAGCAGCCGCCTGTACCCGGCGCTGCCCCGCGGGTCGGTGAGCGGGGTGAACGCCTCCTCCAGGAGCCCCTTGACCTCACGAACGGCCGCGGCGTCCCAGCGCTTGCCCTTAAGCGCCTCCTCCACTCCTCTCGCCCTAACCGGCGTGGCGGCCACCCCGCCGTAGGCGAGCCGCGCCCGCACCACCCGGTCCTCGGCGTCTAGATGGAGCGCAAAGGCCGCCGCCACCACGCTGATGTCGTCGGCGGGGCGTTTGGCGACCTTGTAGGCGCGGCTTAAACGGCGTGTGGCCCCGCGAGCCAAGGCTTTGGGAATGCGCACCGAGACCACCACTTCGGCAGGTGTTAAAGCCGTCCGGCGGTAGCCCGTAAAGAATGCGGCGAGGGGGATGAAGCGCTCGCCGCCGGGGCCTAGCGCGCGCACCTCGGCGTCGAGCGATAGGAAGACCGGCGCCAAATCGCCGATGGGCGAAGCCGTGGCTAAGTTGCCGCCAATCGTCGCGCGGTTGCGGATCTGTCTGGCTGCAAACGAGGCCAGCATCTCGTCCAGGGCGGGAATCTTACCGCGAAAGGCTGCCTCCAGGTGGCTGAGGGTAACGGCGGCGCCAAGCTCGAAGTAGTCCTTCCCGTCGTCTAACCTTTGCAGTTCCTCAACGCCTTCAAGGGCGATAAGAACGGGAAAATGCCGGTAGCGCCTGGTGACCTCGAGGCCCAGGTCGGTCCCGCCCGCGACAAGCCGCGCCTCGGGGTGCTCGCTCAAGAGTTCAATAACCTCGCTCAGCCTCGTGGGCCTGTAAAACCTCCCGCCGCCGCCCTCATAGGCCAGCGGCCCGGCGGCAGGAACGGTCTCGAGGCGGCTCAAAAAGGGGTCATCCTCTCGAGGTTCCTCTAACGCAGCCGCCGCCCGGCGGATCGCCAGGTAGCCGGTGCAGCGGCAGAGATTGCCTTCAATCGCTGTGTCAATTGCTGCGTCGCCGACACCTCCGTCATAGCCGCCGTCATAGTAGGCCGCAAAGAGGCTCATGACAAAGCCCGGCGTGCAGTAGCCGCACTGCGAGCCGCCGGTCTTGACCATCGCCTCTTGCACCGGGTGGAGCGGGCCGGGGCGCGGCGACAAGCCCTCCACGGAAGTAACCTCACGCCCGGCCACCGAGCCCAGCATCACCAAGCACGAGTTGACCGCCTCGTAACGGGGCAGGCCGGATGGCCACCGTCCGGCGAGAGCCACCGTGCAGGCGCCGCAATCGCCTTCGGCGCAGCCCTCCTTCGTGCCGGTGAGCCCCTGTTGCCGCAGGTAGTCGAGCAAGGTCGTGGTAGGGGAGACGCCACGAATCTCTTCACTTTTCCCGTTGATGCTTAGCGTAAACGTGTCTGATATCAAGGGCAGCCTTTCTTCTTTAACCTTTTTAACTTCGTGACGCCTTACCTGGTTCGCCCTCCACCCGCGGTTAGCGGATCGTTCCCCTATTGTGCTCGGTCGCCGGAGTTTTTGCAAGGATGTGTCTAGCTGCCGGGATGGGGCTGTACCCTTCATGCAGTACCCTTCATGCACCCTTCAAAAGCGTCATTCTCGACCGCAGAGAGTCTATCGACCAGCTAAGGTTCTTGAGCGACCTTCATAACGTCTTTTGCTACCCCTTCAAGAAATGACAGCACCACTGCCTTTTGTTCGTCGCTCAAAGCGTCGATGCCCACCCCGGCCCATGAC
Protein-coding sequences here:
- the xdhA gene encoding xanthine dehydrogenase small subunit, which codes for MISDTFTLSINGKSEEIRGVSPTTTLLDYLRQQGLTGTKEGCAEGDCGACTVALAGRWPSGLPRYEAVNSCLVMLGSVAGREVTSVEGLSPRPGPLHPVQEAMVKTGGSQCGYCTPGFVMSLFAAYYDGGYDGGVGDAAIDTAIEGNLCRCTGYLAIRRAAAALEEPREDDPFLSRLETVPAAGPLAYEGGGGRFYRPTRLSEVIELLSEHPEARLVAGGTDLGLEVTRRYRHFPVLIALEGVEELQRLDDGKDYFELGAAVTLSHLEAAFRGKIPALDEMLASFAARQIRNRATIGGNLATASPIGDLAPVFLSLDAEVRALGPGGERFIPLAAFFTGYRRTALTPAEVVVSVRIPKALARGATRRLSRAYKVAKRPADDISVVAAAFALHLDAEDRVVRARLAYGGVAATPVRARGVEEALKGKRWDAAAVREVKGLLEEAFTPLTDPRGSAGYRRLLIGNLFEKFLFEPSRSLTESGVGA